CAGATTGACTCAAACGTAGGTGCTTCGTGCCGGTGACGGGGACGTAAAACGGAATCAGAAACCCTGCCGATCGTGCTGAATTCTCGAAACAGGGTTCGTTTTGTTCTACGTCCTTCCATGCCGATTACCGGACCTTTCCTGCCTTTATTCTCCTGACCGCTCTCTCCTCGTGGCTGCCGACCTCTTTTCTTCTGCCGGCCTGGATCCTTCGTCCGATCCTGCATCATCCGACGACACGGCAGAGTCATCCGCTGCCGAGACGCCCGCGTCCGAAAACGAATCCACGGTAGACAACGACGGCGTGCTTTCGGTCACCGAACTGACAGAGGGGCTCGGTGCCCTTGTCGAAAAGCACTATGGCGACGTGCGTGTGGAAGGCGAGCTGTCCAATTTCAAACGTGCCGCGTCGGGCCACTGCTACTTTACGCTCAAGGACGACGACGCACAGATCCGGTGCGTGATGTGGCGCTACCTGACGCAACACATCTACTTCGAGCCCGAGGACGGCCTGTTGGTACGCATTACCGGAAAAGCATCCGTTTACGAGCGGCGCGGCGACCTCCAGATCCTGGTCAACTCGATGCGGAGGGCCGGCAAGGGAGCGCAGCAAGAAGCGTTTGAGCGTCTAAAGGCCAAACTCAAAGCGGAGGGCCTCTTCGACCGCGACCGCAAGAAGCCTCTACCGACGTTTCCCCGCCGCATCGGCGTCGTCACCTCGGGCGAAGGAGCGGCCCTGCAGGACATTCTCTCTGTCCTCGAGCGCCGGTTCGCGGCCGCCGACGTGATCCTCTGCCCGGTCCCCGTACAGGGCATCGATGCGCCACAGGCCATTGCAAACGCGATTGCCCGATTCAACGCGGTCCCGCTCGATCACGACCAGCGTCCTGAGGTCCTGATCGTCGGACGTGGAGGCGGCTCGGCCGAAGACCTGTGGGCCTTCAACGAGGAAGTCGTCGCTCGAACGATCGCTGATAGTGACATACCGATTATCAGTGCCGTCGGGCACGAGACCGATGTGTCGATCGCAGACTTCGTGGCGGACGAGCGTGCTGCAACGCCGTCTATGGCTGCTGAAATCGCTGTCCCGGATCGACGGGATCTTGAACTTCAGATCCGCGGGCTCACCGACCGCCTTCGCGACGCCGCGATGCGTCCAATCGACGGAACGCGCCGACGCGTGCGCCACCTCATTGACTCGCGCACGTTCCACGAACCCGTCCGACGTCTCCGCGACATGCAGCAACGGGTCGATGGCATCGTGGAGCAGTTGCACCGGAGCGCGTCGCGGATGATTGAGCGCCGGCGCCACGTGGTAGAGCGCCTGCAGGACCGGATCCGCGCCGCCCACCCGAAGGCACCTCTTCGCCGGGGCTATGCCATGATCGAGCGCGACGGACAGATCGTCCGATCGGTGGCCAACCTCACAACAGGAGATCGCGTCCAGATTCGACTCGACGACGGACATCGGTCTGCCGATATCGTCGATGAGGGCGACGAATAAGGTCTGGTACATCCAGCGTACCATGTCCCTGCAGACACTCATGCGACACGAGGTACGCGCCACCTTCGCGCGACATGCCGAGGTAGCGAAGGCCAACTTTCAACTTTTCCCGAAAATAATTCGACTCGGAGAGCGTTATATACTTTCACTGTCCTACCGGTTGGCTTACAACCTTGATGCATCTCGCCGCGAAGAGGCTCGGTGAGAAACGGTCGGTACATTGGCCGGGAACGGCTATTTGACGTGCGCCCTCTTTTACCGCGTTGCTACGTCTCTGAATATCGCAACAACCTGTACGCATAAATTACATTGCGGTATCGCATCTTTTACCGCGCGCACTCATCTTGCGACGCACGGCGGTTATGGAACTGCCCCGCCAATGACCTGTACATCGGACGGATTTTGATGGACCACACAAACCCGCGTTCGCATGGGTGGTCCGCGCCTCCTCGCACTTGGAGGAAGCCGGTTCACATCCACGCTTCACGCTGGGTTCCCCTTACCGCGTGTGCCATCCGTCCGTCTCCTCGCCGACCGTCTCGTTGTGCCCGCATTCTGCACTGCGACCCGGGAAGGACGGCGATGTCCCCTGAGGGGGCTACATCCTTCTTTCCCTGTCTCGTGACCGCGATATTGCGCTTCAGCGCGCGGACGGTCGAGGCCGGACTCTTGTCGTCAGAATCGTGATGCCATGGCATCCACCCCCACTGAACTTACGATTCAACTCCGCCCGGAGCGTCGCGTCGATGTGATCGATGTGAATCAACGCGTCCGGGAAATCTCCAGCGATTTCCTCGCGGAGCACCAGCGGGCCTTATACTGCTCGCACCACACGACCGCGGGCTTCCTCGAGGAAACCATCTGCAATCGTCTCGGTCGGTGCGATGACTCGGTTCATCAGTTTCTGGAGCCGTTTCAGGAGCTCTTTCCATTTGGCGCCGAATACCGTCACGACCAGATGCATCTCCGGCGCGAGTTGAGCCCGGCTCAGCGCCAGTCCGAGCCTCGCAATGCGGATTCGCACCTCACGTTTATCAGCTCGGGGCTCGAGAACTGTGTCACGTATCCGAGTGACCCTGCCCGACCGGTCTTCTTCATTGATCTGGATGGGATCAACAAGGATAACCACGACCGCCGCGAGCGCACAACGACCGTTCTGGGGTACAACGACGAGCGCCTCGTCACGGAGTCGGAAATCGTGGTGCCGGTGTCCAGTCACCCGATCGACTCGATCAGTCTCCGCGATCCGCGACTCGGCGTGTTCGACCAGCTTCACGAGCTGCTTGCCGAGCACGGTATCAAGCGTGGCCGTGTTCACATCGATCTCGCCACGGACGAGACGCACGCGGGACTCACGGTCAATGAGTACGAGACGCTGCTCATGAAGCACGATCTGGCCGAGGTGCTCCGCGACCCGCTCCGCTTCATGGCCCGCAAAGGGCGCAACATGCTGCGCGACCCGGCCGCCGTCCCCGACAAGGTAAAAAATTACGCCAAGTACGACCTTGTCCGCCTCGTCAACCGCGTACTCGACACGCTCGGCCTTTCCGAGTCGCTCGTCGAACGCGTGATCGACAAATGCTTTGCCGTTCCAGCCGAACGATTCCTTCGCATGAAGCGCTCCGTCAGTCTGCTCGTGACGGAAGATGAGCGCAACGGTGAGGGTACAATCGTCCAGGGTCGATACCAGAGCCCGATCCTCGTGCAGTGGCGCAAATCTCAGCCGGAGGCCCGCCGCCTGAACGTCAAGCTGACGCGCTTCGAGTAGCGCACACGCACGAAATACATTTTATGCCAGCCAGTACAGGGTTCGGGCCCCGATCCATCGGGACGCTCGAACCCTGATCTATTTGCCTCAGATAAACTGGCCGTGGAAACCGAACGGGATCGCGTGAGGCACGGGTACGCGGGCAACTTCGGTAAACGTGTGAGCATCCAGGACCAGAAGGAAGGACCGATTCTCCTCCGGCTGGAAAACAACGGAAAGCACGACGCCGTAATCTTCCGCTCGCCCGTTTGGAGCGGGCACGAAGACCGGCTCTCCCGGATACGTGTCCGGGGCACGCCACGTCTCGGCCGCTCCCGTTTCCACATCGATCTTCACCAGCTGATCGGTGAAGTTGCCGATGTCATAGGCGCCTACCCCGTAGACGTAGCGGTACGTTCGGCCCTCTACTGCTCGATCATGCACGCGCGGCAATTCCAGCAGCGTATCAGAAATCGGTGTCGGACTCACGGACTTCGTCGTGCCCGCAAGCGGTAGACGATAGCGTTGAAGGCGTCCGACAG
The nucleotide sequence above comes from Longibacter salinarum. Encoded proteins:
- the xseA gene encoding exodeoxyribonuclease VII large subunit, which codes for MAADLFSSAGLDPSSDPASSDDTAESSAAETPASENESTVDNDGVLSVTELTEGLGALVEKHYGDVRVEGELSNFKRAASGHCYFTLKDDDAQIRCVMWRYLTQHIYFEPEDGLLVRITGKASVYERRGDLQILVNSMRRAGKGAQQEAFERLKAKLKAEGLFDRDRKKPLPTFPRRIGVVTSGEGAALQDILSVLERRFAAADVILCPVPVQGIDAPQAIANAIARFNAVPLDHDQRPEVLIVGRGGGSAEDLWAFNEEVVARTIADSDIPIISAVGHETDVSIADFVADERAATPSMAAEIAVPDRRDLELQIRGLTDRLRDAAMRPIDGTRRRVRHLIDSRTFHEPVRRLRDMQQRVDGIVEQLHRSASRMIERRRHVVERLQDRIRAAHPKAPLRRGYAMIERDGQIVRSVANLTTGDRVQIRLDDGHRSADIVDEGDE